The Carnobacterium divergens nucleotide sequence TGATCGCCGCCTGAACAGAAGGCGTTGTCTCCTGCGCCTGTTAAGATAATCACGCCGATATCAGAATCTTCACGACTAATTGTAAAGGCATCAATCATTTCAGAAACTGTTTTTGGGGTAAATGCGTTATGCACTTGTGGACGATTGATTGTGATTTTTGCAATATGATCTGTTTTTTCGAATAATATTTCGCTATATTCTTTAATTGTCTTCCAATTTTCTACCATAATTTGGTGACACTTCCTTTTCCTTTAATAACATCTTCCTATCTAGTTTAACTGATTATTGACGAAAAAACACGATAAATGATTGTTTTTTTAGATTTTCATTCGTTTAATTTCGTAAAATTGATTATAATGAAGACAAATCATTTTTACAAAAGGAGACTCACCATGAATTTATTAACAGCATTAGGTATCGTCACTAAAAGGGCGAATCAAGAAGAAGTTCAATTGACTCTCGAAATTATAGAACAGCACCAACAGCCATTTGGTCTCATGCATGGTGGCATATCTGGTATTTTAATTGAAACGGCTGCAAGTATTGGTGCAAATACTTATTTAGATACTACTCAAGAAGTCGCGGTGGGGCTGGAGCTTAACCTCAATCATTTGGCTAGTTTCCAAAAAGGACACTTGATTGTGACCGCTACACCGATTCATACTGGAAAGCAAACTCATGTGTGGCAAGCGGTTGTTTCTACCGATACAGGTAAGAAAATTAGTGTTGGGCGCTGTACATTGATGATTCAAAGACTTGGCTAAAAAATTTTTAATGAGGGATTAAATTCAGTTAGAAGGCGTTCCTTTGTTTTAGATAAAATAATTTTGAGAATGAATATAGTTTTAGTGTTGTTCTAAAAACTATCTAGCCATAAAATAAAAAAGCACCTTCTTTGGGAGGTGCTTTACATAATC carries:
- a CDS encoding PaaI family thioesterase yields the protein MNLLTALGIVTKRANQEEVQLTLEIIEQHQQPFGLMHGGISGILIETAASIGANTYLDTTQEVAVGLELNLNHLASFQKGHLIVTATPIHTGKQTHVWQAVVSTDTGKKISVGRCTLMIQRLG